A single genomic interval of Streptomyces sp. BA2 harbors:
- a CDS encoding IS110 family transposase yields the protein MDTHRDAHVGAVLAVTGAVLGTDEFPATAAGYRDLLKWARKSGVVRRAGVEGTGSYGASLSRYLLAQGVDVLDVNRMDRADGRRRGKSDPLDAQNAARAVLSGRARAQAKAGDGPVQIARMYKLTKVSGVKARTQAINQLKAVLITADPALREELAGLGNAELFRTCAGFADLSSHQGVGEESVLQATRITLGLLADRIGQLSQQIREVDARLARLVECHAPQLLEVVGIGPDTAVALLIAVGDNPERLGSEASFAALCGVSPVERSSGRRQFRRLNRGGDRQANAALHRIVFTRLRVDPRTQTYYERRIKEGKTRREIIRCLKRYAAREVFHLIEQPQPEPCA from the coding sequence GTGGACACGCACCGGGATGCCCACGTGGGTGCGGTGCTTGCCGTAACAGGGGCAGTGCTGGGCACTGACGAGTTCCCGGCTACCGCTGCCGGGTACCGGGATCTGCTGAAGTGGGCCAGGAAGTCGGGTGTGGTGAGGCGGGCTGGGGTGGAGGGGACCGGCTCCTACGGGGCATCCCTGTCGCGCTATCTGCTGGCGCAGGGCGTCGACGTGTTGGACGTGAACCGGATGGATCGGGCCGACGGCCGGCGCCGCGGCAAGTCGGATCCGCTCGATGCGCAGAACGCCGCGCGAGCCGTGTTGAGCGGGCGGGCCCGCGCCCAGGCCAAGGCGGGTGATGGGCCGGTGCAGATCGCGAGAATGTACAAGCTCACGAAGGTGTCGGGCGTCAAGGCCCGCACGCAGGCTATCAATCAGCTCAAGGCTGTCCTCATCACTGCCGACCCAGCTCTACGGGAAGAACTGGCCGGACTGGGCAATGCCGAACTCTTCCGTACCTGTGCGGGCTTCGCCGACCTGAGCAGTCATCAGGGGGTCGGCGAGGAGTCCGTGCTGCAGGCCACGCGGATCACGCTGGGTCTGCTGGCTGACCGGATCGGCCAGCTCTCCCAGCAGATCCGGGAGGTGGACGCTCGTCTGGCCCGGCTCGTGGAATGCCATGCCCCGCAGCTGCTTGAGGTGGTGGGGATCGGTCCGGACACGGCTGTCGCTCTGCTGATCGCGGTGGGGGACAACCCGGAACGGCTGGGCAGTGAGGCGTCGTTCGCCGCGCTGTGCGGGGTCAGTCCCGTCGAGCGTTCCTCGGGACGCCGGCAGTTCCGGCGTCTCAACCGCGGTGGCGACCGGCAGGCCAACGCAGCGCTGCATCGGATCGTGTTCACCCGTCTGCGGGTCGACCCACGTACCCAGACCTACTACGAGCGCCGGATCAAGGAGGGCAAGACCCGGCGTGAAATCATCCGGTGCCTCAAGCGCTATGCGGCCAGGGAGGTCTTCCACCTTATTGAACAGCCACAGCCAGAACCCTGCGCATAG
- a CDS encoding ArsR/SmtB family transcription factor: MTAPAQPDQDLQDFLKALASETRQQLMLHFTGGIELTVNEVAERAGLGQSTTSEHLSILRRGGLLVSTREGKLVRYRTNAEGITERLAGLQSYLVSCCPPSERSDNTC, encoded by the coding sequence GTGACCGCCCCCGCCCAGCCCGACCAAGATCTGCAGGACTTCCTCAAGGCCCTGGCCAGCGAGACCCGTCAGCAGCTGATGCTCCACTTCACCGGCGGCATCGAGCTGACCGTCAACGAGGTCGCCGAGCGCGCCGGTCTGGGACAGTCCACGACCTCGGAACACCTGTCGATCCTCCGGCGCGGAGGGCTGCTCGTCTCCACCCGCGAGGGCAAGCTCGTGCGTTACCGCACGAACGCGGAGGGCATCACGGAGCGACTGGCCGGCCTGCAGAGCTACTTGGTGAGCTGCTGTCCGCCTTCGGAGCGATCCGACAACACCTGCTGA
- a CDS encoding flavin-containing monooxygenase, which translates to MEHTDIVVIGGGQSGLATAYAAKKTGRRAVVLEAGGEATGSWRHYYDSLTLFSPARFSSLPGVRVAGDRERYQRRDEVVGYLRSYADRLGADIRCGQRVAKVSVEGRDARFIVATEDGLEVGSTYVIAATGGFGNPSIPELPGLDDFPGSVRHSSDYRAPDDYAGQRVIVVGAGNSAVQIAVELAKTARVSLASRVPVRWIDQRPLGRDLHWWLTRTGIDSAPLGRFLGKKSMPVIDDGRYRAALDSGNPDRRPLFTRLDGDTVVWADGTRERADAVILATGFRPDVAYLAGTGALDERGAPLHRAGVSTSVPGLGYVGLEYQHNNASASLRGVGRDAAYVLRKLVRGRS; encoded by the coding sequence ATGGAACACACAGACATTGTCGTGATCGGTGGCGGCCAGTCGGGACTCGCCACCGCATACGCAGCGAAGAAGACAGGTCGCCGGGCCGTCGTCCTGGAGGCCGGGGGCGAAGCGACGGGCTCGTGGCGCCACTACTACGACAGCCTCACCCTCTTCTCGCCCGCCCGGTTCTCCTCCCTGCCCGGCGTACGAGTCGCTGGCGATCGTGAGCGATACCAGCGCCGGGACGAGGTGGTGGGGTATCTCAGGTCGTACGCCGACAGGCTTGGCGCCGACATCCGCTGCGGCCAGCGGGTGGCGAAGGTGTCCGTCGAAGGCCGTGATGCCCGGTTCATCGTGGCCACTGAGGACGGTCTTGAGGTCGGTTCGACGTACGTCATCGCCGCGACCGGCGGGTTCGGCAACCCCAGCATTCCCGAGCTGCCCGGTCTCGACGACTTCCCCGGCTCGGTCCGGCATTCTTCCGACTATCGCGCGCCCGATGACTACGCCGGACAGCGCGTCATCGTCGTGGGCGCGGGCAACTCCGCCGTCCAGATCGCGGTCGAGCTGGCGAAGACCGCTCGCGTGAGCCTTGCCTCTCGGGTGCCCGTGCGGTGGATCGACCAGCGGCCCCTCGGGCGCGATCTGCACTGGTGGCTTACCCGGACCGGCATCGACAGTGCGCCGCTGGGGCGCTTCCTAGGGAAGAAGTCCATGCCCGTCATCGATGACGGCCGGTACCGGGCCGCACTCGACAGCGGCAACCCCGACCGCAGGCCGCTGTTCACGCGGCTCGACGGTGACACGGTCGTGTGGGCCGACGGCACCCGCGAGCGTGCGGATGCCGTCATCCTGGCGACGGGCTTCCGGCCGGACGTCGCCTATCTCGCCGGGACCGGAGCCCTGGACGAGCGCGGAGCTCCGCTGCATCGCGCCGGTGTCTCGACCAGCGTTCCCGGTCTCGGGTACGTCGGTCTCGAGTATCAGCACAACAACGCCTCCGCCTCCCTGCGCGGTGTCGGGCGCGATGCGGCATACGTGCTGCGAAAGCTGGTCCGTGGCCGATCGTGA
- a CDS encoding PhoX family protein, with amino-acid sequence MLDQPDGRTDRSADLPLLPNGHNTARSALTCRYRCGEACAHEAPNRSLNPYFGDVVQRVLSRRGVLKAASVVTLAAGVGAAATAPAAANGHPSGGRPPRGLDFEPVAPNTADAVTIPPGYAQQVVIRWGDPVLAGAPRFDARKQNAKAQAKQFGYNADYMALLDAPRRRGHQLLVVNHEYTSEEIMHFGYDPANPTRAHVEIAWAAHGLTVLLVRADHRSGRLWPVVGDPLNRRITATTPIRLTGPAAGSDLLKTHADPTGRTVLGTLNNCGGGITPWGTVLTGEENFNQYFANAAAVTDPTAKQRLARYGLPTGASGRQWERFDDRFDIGKEPNEPNRHGWVVEIDPTDPTSTPRKRTALGRFKHEAAEPRLTRDGRVALYMGDDERFDYLYKFVSTHTYKKGDSRAAREHNLRLLDEGTLYVAKFTGDSPDAEIDGTGKLPEDGEFDGSGEWIPLATGNKSHVPGMSAEEVYVFTRLAADKAGATKMDRPEDVEPHPHTGRVYVALTNNTDRGKAGKAGPDEANPRNGNKHGHILELDERRSDAASTSFRWRLMLVCGDPDDPSTYFAGYDKSQVSPISCPDNVAFDAHGNLWIATDGSALGSNDGLFAVPVKGSERGHVKQFLTVPVGAETCGPIITEDRILVTAQHPGEVDGASAEKPGSRWPDGAGSIPRPSVVTVWKEKHR; translated from the coding sequence GTGCTCGATCAGCCCGACGGCCGCACCGACCGTTCCGCCGACCTGCCCCTGCTGCCCAACGGTCACAACACCGCACGGTCCGCGCTGACATGCCGCTATCGCTGCGGTGAGGCGTGCGCACACGAGGCCCCCAATCGCTCGCTCAATCCCTACTTCGGCGATGTCGTCCAGAGGGTGCTCTCCCGCAGAGGCGTCCTGAAAGCGGCGAGTGTGGTGACGCTGGCAGCAGGGGTTGGCGCAGCGGCCACCGCCCCTGCCGCAGCGAACGGCCATCCCTCCGGCGGACGTCCGCCCCGTGGCTTGGACTTCGAGCCGGTGGCACCGAACACCGCGGACGCCGTGACAATCCCGCCCGGCTACGCGCAGCAGGTCGTCATCCGCTGGGGCGACCCGGTCCTCGCAGGCGCTCCCCGCTTCGATGCCCGCAAGCAAAACGCCAAGGCCCAGGCGAAGCAGTTCGGCTACAACGCCGACTACATGGCGCTGCTCGACGCGCCCCGACGCCGCGGCCACCAGCTGCTCGTGGTCAACCACGAGTACACCAGCGAAGAGATCATGCACTTCGGCTACGACCCGGCCAACCCGACGCGCGCGCACGTCGAGATCGCCTGGGCCGCACACGGCCTGACCGTCCTCCTGGTCCGCGCCGACCACCGCTCCGGCCGCCTGTGGCCGGTGGTCGGGGACCCCCTCAACCGCCGCATCACCGCCACCACCCCGATCCGCCTCACCGGCCCGGCGGCAGGCAGCGACCTGCTCAAGACCCACGCCGACCCGACCGGTCGCACCGTCCTGGGCACGCTGAACAACTGCGGCGGCGGCATCACCCCCTGGGGCACGGTCCTGACCGGCGAGGAGAACTTCAACCAGTACTTCGCCAACGCCGCCGCCGTTACCGACCCGACCGCCAAGCAGCGCCTGGCGCGTTACGGCCTGCCCACCGGAGCCAGCGGACGCCAGTGGGAGCGTTTCGACGACCGCTTCGACATCGGCAAGGAGCCCAACGAGCCCAACCGGCACGGCTGGGTCGTCGAGATCGACCCCACCGACCCGACCTCAACTCCTCGCAAACGCACGGCACTCGGCCGCTTCAAACACGAGGCCGCGGAGCCGCGCCTGACCCGCGACGGCCGGGTTGCCCTCTACATGGGCGACGACGAACGCTTCGACTACCTGTACAAGTTCGTCTCCACGCACACGTACAAGAAGGGCGACAGCCGCGCCGCCCGCGAACACAACCTGCGCCTGCTCGACGAAGGCACCCTGTACGTCGCCAAGTTCACCGGCGACAGCCCGGACGCCGAGATCGACGGCACCGGAAAGCTGCCGGAGGACGGCGAGTTCGACGGTTCCGGCGAGTGGATCCCGCTCGCCACCGGCAACAAGTCCCACGTGCCCGGCATGAGCGCCGAGGAGGTGTACGTCTTCACACGCCTGGCCGCCGACAAGGCGGGCGCCACGAAGATGGACCGTCCCGAGGACGTCGAGCCGCACCCGCACACCGGCCGCGTCTACGTCGCCCTGACCAACAACACCGACCGGGGCAAGGCCGGCAAGGCGGGCCCGGACGAAGCCAATCCCCGCAACGGCAACAAGCACGGCCACATCCTGGAACTGGACGAGCGCCGCTCCGACGCCGCGTCCACGTCCTTCCGCTGGCGCCTGATGCTGGTCTGCGGTGACCCCGATGACCCCTCGACGTACTTCGCGGGCTACGACAAGTCACAGGTCAGCCCTATCTCCTGCCCCGACAACGTCGCCTTCGACGCCCACGGCAACCTGTGGATCGCCACCGACGGCAGTGCGCTCGGCTCGAACGACGGCCTGTTCGCGGTACCGGTCAAGGGATCCGAGCGCGGCCACGTGAAGCAGTTCCTCACCGTGCCCGTCGGCGCGGAGACCTGCGGCCCCATCATCACCGAGGACCGCATCCTGGTCACCGCCCAGCACCCGGGCGAGGTGGACGGCGCCAGCGCCGAGAAGCCGGGCTCCCGCTGGCCGGACGGGGCGGGCTCCATTCCCCGTCCGTCGGTAGTGACGGTGTGGAAGGAGAAGCACCGCTAG
- a CDS encoding phosphate ABC transporter substrate-binding protein PstS family protein encodes MNIPTSLRRAKAPLALTAAVLLAASACGGADAGSGDGDGDKLAGTIKVDGSSTVAPLSTAAAQLFQAENAGVKVTVGTSGTGGGFEKFCNGETDISDASRAIEDDEEAACEKKGVKFEEFQVANDGLAVVVSKDNDFAECLTVDQLKKIWEPKSKVKNWNEVDPKFPNQKLELFGAGTDSGTFDYFTEAINGEEGASRTDYSPSEDDNVTVQGVSGSKGGMGYFGLSYYEENKDKLKVLKVDGGDGCVEPTKQTVQDASYKPLSRPLFIYPKASSLDKKEVTAFVEYYVENNADIASKAQFVPLNPEQETELKKDLEALREQRKS; translated from the coding sequence GTGAACATTCCCACTTCATTGCGCCGGGCCAAGGCTCCCTTGGCTCTGACGGCAGCTGTCCTGCTGGCCGCTAGCGCGTGCGGCGGTGCCGACGCGGGTTCCGGGGACGGTGACGGAGACAAGCTGGCCGGGACCATCAAGGTCGACGGGTCCAGCACGGTGGCCCCGCTGTCGACAGCGGCGGCCCAGCTCTTCCAGGCGGAGAACGCCGGGGTCAAGGTCACGGTCGGCACGTCCGGTACGGGCGGTGGCTTCGAGAAGTTCTGCAACGGCGAGACCGACATCTCCGACGCCTCCCGTGCGATCGAGGACGACGAGGAGGCGGCCTGCGAGAAGAAGGGCGTCAAGTTCGAGGAGTTCCAGGTCGCCAACGACGGGCTCGCCGTCGTGGTCAGCAAGGACAACGACTTCGCCGAGTGCCTCACGGTCGACCAGCTCAAGAAGATCTGGGAGCCGAAGTCCAAGGTCAAGAACTGGAATGAGGTCGACCCGAAGTTCCCGAACCAGAAGCTCGAACTCTTCGGCGCGGGCACCGACTCGGGCACCTTCGACTACTTCACCGAGGCCATCAACGGCGAGGAAGGTGCTTCCCGCACCGACTACAGCCCCAGTGAGGACGACAACGTCACCGTCCAGGGCGTCTCCGGTTCCAAGGGCGGCATGGGCTACTTCGGCCTCTCGTACTACGAGGAGAACAAGGACAAGCTCAAGGTCCTGAAGGTCGACGGCGGCGACGGCTGCGTCGAGCCCACCAAGCAGACCGTGCAGGACGCCAGTTACAAGCCGCTTTCCCGGCCGCTGTTCATCTACCCCAAGGCTTCCTCTCTGGACAAAAAGGAAGTCACGGCGTTCGTTGAGTACTACGTGGAGAACAACGCCGACATCGCCTCCAAGGCTCAGTTCGTCCCGCTCAACCCAGAGCAGGAGACGGAGCTGAAGAAGGACCTCGAGGCACTGCGGGAGCAGCGCAAGTCATGA
- the pstC gene encoding phosphate ABC transporter permease subunit PstC, with protein sequence MTSPPVGRRTASGSPGFLKRSQPRHGEKAIKVLLVAASLVSVLTTVGIVIALIPPAGEFFGKVNFGDFITGTDWSPLFKPPSFGVLPLVGGTLMVTLIALLVAVPLGLGAAVYLSEYANRRVRTVFKPVLEVLAGIPTVVYGFFALKAITPMLQDFWPGGEGPQIFNALAAGFVMGIMIIPTIASMSEDAMNAVPRALRDGAFALGSSRMQVSTRVVFPAALSGIVAAVVLGISRALGETMIVAIAAGGRPNLSFNPLEGMQTMTAFIAAAGIGDLPTGSTGYQTIFAVGSLLFVLTLVMNLVSIRLVRKYREVYE encoded by the coding sequence ATGACGTCCCCACCTGTTGGGCGGCGGACCGCTTCAGGAAGCCCCGGCTTCCTGAAGCGGTCCCAGCCGCGTCACGGCGAGAAGGCCATCAAGGTCCTCCTGGTGGCCGCCTCCCTGGTCTCGGTGCTGACCACGGTCGGCATCGTCATCGCGCTGATCCCCCCGGCCGGAGAGTTCTTCGGCAAGGTGAACTTCGGCGACTTCATCACCGGAACCGACTGGTCGCCGCTGTTCAAGCCGCCGTCCTTCGGCGTGCTCCCGCTGGTCGGCGGCACGCTGATGGTCACGCTCATCGCGCTGCTCGTCGCGGTGCCGCTCGGTCTGGGCGCTGCGGTGTACTTGAGCGAGTACGCCAACCGCCGTGTCCGCACCGTCTTCAAGCCGGTGCTCGAGGTGCTCGCGGGTATCCCCACCGTCGTCTACGGCTTCTTCGCGCTCAAGGCCATCACCCCGATGCTCCAGGACTTCTGGCCCGGCGGTGAGGGGCCGCAGATCTTCAATGCCCTGGCCGCCGGCTTCGTCATGGGCATCATGATCATCCCGACGATCGCGTCGATGTCCGAGGACGCGATGAACGCGGTGCCCCGTGCCCTGCGCGACGGCGCCTTCGCGCTCGGCTCGTCCCGGATGCAGGTCTCCACCCGCGTCGTCTTCCCGGCCGCGCTGTCCGGGATCGTCGCCGCCGTCGTGCTCGGTATCTCCCGGGCGCTGGGTGAGACGATGATCGTCGCGATCGCGGCGGGCGGCCGGCCCAACCTGTCCTTCAACCCGCTTGAGGGCATGCAGACGATGACCGCGTTCATCGCCGCGGCCGGCATCGGTGACCTGCCGACCGGCTCCACCGGCTACCAGACGATCTTCGCGGTGGGCTCCCTGCTCTTCGTGCTGACGCTGGTGATGAACCTGGTCAGCATTCGCCTGGTGCGCAAGTACCGGGAGGTGTACGAGTGA
- the pstA gene encoding phosphate ABC transporter permease PstA: MSKVMDRDISVADVPEPPRLKGSGTPWRERFFHLSLLASLAVGVVFLAGLLTYVVVEGWPRLDSRLWSNFPDIIDPTKGGAQSAIMGTIWVIAFTALYCLPVGILTAIYLEEYADPDRWWNRAIEINIQNLAAVPSIVYGILGLGVISRGLGFGQTVLTASLTLSLLVLPVVIISSREAIRAVPQSIRQASLALGATLWQTIWRQVLPAAVPGMATGAILALSRAIGEAAPLLLLGGLTFITFNPTGVESQFTVLPIQIFNWISQSRAEFVSLASAAIVILLVILLAMNSFAIWIRNRYSRQW; this comes from the coding sequence ATGAGCAAGGTCATGGATCGCGACATCAGTGTCGCGGACGTTCCGGAGCCGCCCCGCCTCAAGGGCAGTGGCACCCCGTGGCGTGAGCGGTTCTTCCACCTCAGCCTCCTGGCGTCGCTCGCCGTCGGCGTGGTCTTCCTGGCCGGGCTGCTGACCTATGTGGTCGTCGAGGGCTGGCCCCGGCTCGACTCCCGCCTCTGGTCGAACTTCCCCGACATCATCGACCCGACCAAGGGCGGCGCCCAGTCGGCGATCATGGGCACGATCTGGGTCATCGCGTTCACCGCCCTGTACTGCCTGCCGGTCGGCATCCTCACCGCGATCTACCTGGAGGAGTACGCCGATCCGGACCGCTGGTGGAACCGCGCGATCGAGATCAACATCCAGAACCTGGCCGCCGTCCCCTCCATCGTCTACGGCATCCTCGGGCTCGGCGTCATCTCCCGCGGCCTGGGCTTCGGGCAGACCGTCCTGACGGCGTCCCTGACGCTGTCGCTGCTCGTCCTGCCAGTTGTGATCATCTCCTCGCGGGAGGCGATCCGTGCCGTACCGCAGTCGATCCGCCAAGCATCTCTCGCTCTGGGCGCCACCCTGTGGCAGACCATCTGGCGCCAGGTTCTCCCGGCGGCCGTGCCTGGCATGGCGACCGGCGCGATCCTCGCCCTGTCACGGGCGATCGGGGAAGCCGCCCCGCTGCTGCTGCTCGGCGGGCTGACGTTCATCACCTTCAACCCCACCGGCGTGGAGAGCCAGTTCACGGTGCTTCCGATCCAGATCTTCAACTGGATCAGCCAGTCGAGGGCCGAGTTCGTCTCGCTCGCCTCCGCCGCGATCGTCATCCTCCTGGTGATCCTCCTCGCGATGAACTCTTTCGCGATCTGGATCCGCAACCGCTACTCCCGCCAGTGGTGA